A genome region from Gopherus evgoodei ecotype Sinaloan lineage unplaced genomic scaffold, rGopEvg1_v1.p scaffold_35_arrow_ctg1, whole genome shotgun sequence includes the following:
- the CDC42EP5 gene encoding cdc42 effector protein 5 has protein sequence MPILKQSPISQSKKRPRIGRDMISAPLGDFRHTMHVGRGGDVFGDTSFLSNHGGPKANGLPPATEALAPAQSPSRLSGSSGSPADLGGVPGILDLPPTSWEGELQQAESLFSFELDLGPSILDEVLGVMDKGGEQPQSEDVRPERPVGGQGLGHGVAPQAGEEEEEEEEEEEEEGTRHGYTFDDELDDEIGL, from the coding sequence ATGCCGATTCTGAAGCAGTCCCCCATCTCCCAGTCAAAGAAGAGGCCCCGCATCGGCCGGGACATGATCAGCGCCCCGCTGGGAGATTTCCGGCACACCATGCACGTCGGCCGGGGCGGGGACGTCTTTGGGGACACCTCCTTTCTCAGCAACCACGGGGGCCCCAAGGCCAATGGGCTGCCCCCCGCCACCGAGGCCCTGGCGCCGGCTCAGTCCCCCAGCCGCCTCTCGGGGTCCTCCGGCAGCCCGGCTGATTTGGGGGGTGTCCCGGGCATCCTGGATTTGCCCCCCActtcctgggagggggaactgcaaCAGGCCGAGTCCCTGTTCTCCTTCGAGTTGGATCTAGGGCCATCTATTCTGGATGAGGTGTTGGGGGTCATGGACAAGGGTGGGGAGCAGCCCCAGAGCGAGGACGTCAGGCCGGAGAGGCCGGtggggggacaggggctgggccatggggtggctccccaggcaggggaggaggaagaggaggaagaagaggaggaggaggaggaaggcaccAGGCATGGATACACATTTGACGATGAGCTGGATGATGAGATTGGGCTATAG